From Argopecten irradians isolate NY chromosome 2, Ai_NY, whole genome shotgun sequence, the proteins below share one genomic window:
- the LOC138314317 gene encoding uncharacterized protein, which translates to MPKANIQVAARDHDYSTLPITEHWVDAGNKVLSMEESLKIEETTKKQSLCKKWHKERKWRLTSSRFGDICKATDRRNKDQLCQSMFEPATLSTPAIIHGQSFEKAAIKKFEEIKGTRVYACGLRVDINNSFLAASPDGITSQGDLVEVKCPYRGRHSVIDVNTDFPFLVKDEHGNMHLKSNHNYYYQIQGQLNITKKQKCFFVVYTFTDIFVEEIYADNSFWSGSMLPKLELFYQKYYRKFVAGKM; encoded by the exons ATGCCGAAGGCGAACATACAAGTGGCAGCAAGAGACCATGATTACAGCACACTACCTATTACTGAACATTGGGTTGATGCAGGAAATaag GTGTTATCTATGGAAGAATCCctgaaaattgaagaaactacAAAAAAACAAAGTCTATGTAAGAAGTGGCACAAGGAGAGAAAGTGGCGCCTGACTTCTTCCAGATTCGGGGATATATGTAAAGCCACTGACCGGCGGAACAAGGATCAGTTATGTCAATCTATGTTTGAACCTGCCACACTCAGTACACCAGCTATCATACATGGACAATCCTTTGAGAAGGCCgcaattaaaaagtttgaggAAATTAAGGGGACAAGAGTCTATGCATGTGGGTTGAGGGTGGATATCAATAATAGTTTTCTTGCTGCCTCACCAGATGGCATTACAAGCCAGGGTGACCTTGTAGAAGTCAAATGTCCATATAGAGGTAGACATTCTGTAATTGATGTAAACACTGACTTTCCATTTCTAGTAAAAGATGAGCATGGAAACATGCATCTTAAGTCAAATCATAATTATTACTATCAAATTCAAGGGCAACTGAACATTACAAAGaaacagaaatgtttttttgtaGTCTATACATTTACAGATATTTTTGTAGAGGAAATTTATGCTGATAATTCTTTTTGGTCAGGTAGTATGCTGCCAAAGTTAGAATTATTTTACCAAAAATACTACAGGAAATTTGTAGCAGGAAAAATGTAG